The following coding sequences lie in one Stigmatopora nigra isolate UIUO_SnigA chromosome 4, RoL_Snig_1.1, whole genome shotgun sequence genomic window:
- the LOC144195162 gene encoding CCN family member 1-like, translating to MLQFVVTPTQIFSTLFVVWSAVVMADDECPPVCSSCAASSPVCPAGVSWVTDHCGCCKICARQFNEDCSTTQPCDHIKGLRCHLGVRGDPERGLCRAEVHGLPCEFNGQLYQHGENFQPSCMHQCTCIDGVVGCMPLCPHQVSLPKSHCSQPRLVRLENGCCEEWVCDEDNHIRVEPVELTRTTLSKSQLLPNHISALLPSYSQSRQPAATGGTSSRAIPMSDVILESRCLPQTTDWTECSTSCGMGISSRITNNKPDCQLIRETRLCMIQTCDLALPLAKKGKKCQKTVRPQEPVQIAFAGCLTEQHYRPRTCGSCTDGRCCQPSVSRTVQLRFRCPDGESFSRNMMWIQRCSCSQRCPPHRRPSSPLLSFHNDIHTFRR from the exons ATGCTTCAGTTTGTTGTCACTCCAACCCAAATCTTTTCCACCTTGTTTGTGGTCTGGAGTGCTGTGGTGATG GCAGATGATGAATGCCCACCCGTGTGCTCCTCCTGTGCTGCCTCATCTCCAGTGTGTCCAGCGGGTGTCAGCTGGGTGACCGACCACTGTGGCTGTTGTAAGATATGCGCCAGGCAGTTCAATGAAGACTGCAGCACTACTCAGCCCTGCGATCACATCAAGGGGCTACGCTGTCATCTAGGAGTCAGAGGAGACCCGGAAAGAGGATTATGCCGAG CTGAGGTTCATGGGCTCCCCTGCGAATTCAATGGACAGTTGTACCAGCATGGTGAAAACTTTCAGCCCAGCTGCATGCATCAATGCACCTGTATTGATGGAGTGGTGGGCTGCATGCCCCTATGTCCTCATCAAGTATCCTTGCCCAAGTCGCACTGCTCACAGCCGCGGTTGGTACGGCTGGAAAACGGCTGTTGCGAGGAGTGGGTTTGTGATGAAGACAACCACATCAGAGTAGAGCCTGTAGAACTGACACGCACCACTCTATCAAAGAGTCAGCTTCTTCCAAACCACATCAGTGCTTTGCTGCCATCTTACTCGCAGTCTCGCCAACCAGCTGCCACTGGTGGGACATCGTCCAGAG ctatccCAATGTCTGATGTGATACTGGAATCCAGGTGTCTTCCCCAAACCACTGACTGGACAGAATGCTCCACCTCATGCGGGATGGGAATTTCAAGTCGAATCACTAATAATAAACCAGACTGTCAGCTGATTAGAGAAACCAGGCTTTGCATGATACAAACATGTGACTTGGCACTTCCTCTAGCCAAGAAG GGTAAGAAGTGCCAGAAAACAGTTCGCCCGCAGGAACCGGTTCAGATCGCTTTTGCTGGCTGCCTCACAGAACAGCACTATCGCCCCCGCACCTGCGGATCTTGCACGGACGGCCGCTGCTGTCAGCCCTCTGTCAGCCGTACTGTCCAGCTGCGTTTCCGGTGCCCTGATGGCGAGAGCTTCTCCCGAAATATGATGTGGATCCAACGCTGCAGCTGCAGTCAAAGATGCCCACCACATAGAAGACCCTCAAGCCCTTTGCTTAGTTTCCACAATGACATTCACACCTTCAGGCGCTGA
- the LOC144195163 gene encoding leukocyte surface antigen CD53-like gives MTHACLKCLKYTMCVANFLCFLSGVAVLGFGAYMMVNFKWAALTPSLDKLNLATMLLISGIIISCISFLGFLGALNENRCLLLTFFLLLFFLLLVELTAACLFLLYEKHISTWVEKDLNNGLENAKGNKSKEVYNEWDLVQETFDCCGVRNVSDWGSQVPNSCIDPQTKQNRLKGCLDKLQDWFDKHFLTTGISVIFLCMIEVLGMCFAMTLFCYISRSGLGYKL, from the exons ATGACCCACGCGTGCCTCAAGTGTTTGAAGTACACCATGTGTGTCGCCAACTTCCTTTGTTTT TTATCTGGCGTGGCAGTGCTGGGCTTTGGCGCATATATGATGGTGAACTTCAAATGGGCGGCACTTACACCTTCCCTGGACAAGCTCAATTTAGCCACCATGTTGCTGATCAGTGGTATCATCATCTCGTGTATTTCCTTCCTGGGCTTCCTGGGAGCTCTGAATGAGAACCGCTGCCTTCTGCTGACG tttttcctgttgCTCTTCTTTTTGCTGCTGGTGGAATTGACTGCTGCATGCTTGTTTCTCCTCTACGAAAAACAT ATTTCTACTTGGGTGGAGAAGGATCTAAACAATGGTTTGGAGAATGCAAAAGGGAACAAATCAAAAGAGGTCTACAATGAATGGGATCTCGTTCAGGAAACT TTTGATTGTTGTGGGGTGCGCAATGTGTCAGACTGGGGAAGTCAAGTGCCTAATTCTTGCATTGACCCACAGACCAAACAGAACAGATTAAAG GGTTGTTTAGACAAGCTGCAGGATTGGTTTGACAAACATTTTCTAACCACTGGGATCTCTGTTATTTTTCTCTGCATGATTGag GTTTTAGGGATGTGTTTTGCCATGACATTGTTCTGCTACATCAGCAGATCCGGACTGGGCTACAAGTTATAA